One Microbacterium sp. No. 7 genomic window carries:
- a CDS encoding alpha/beta fold hydrolase → MGTSRHAILFLSGAGLPAWIWDGVRERLDGAHETSVAARPAGGSAGLREYAAAAIDSVRAERFAIVAHSAGGVVGAEVSRLAPARVVGLLAVSAVVPKPGGSFLTALPAPNRWVLGAAMRMAGTRPPESAIRRTLAHGLDERTVDRLVAGFAPESPGFHRDRIGGRPSYGRRGYVLTTRDRELSPSWQRRFAARLGASCRHELPTGHLPMLEVPDALAEVVSSFLASRPDASD, encoded by the coding sequence ATGGGCACATCACGTCACGCGATCCTCTTCCTCAGCGGTGCCGGACTGCCCGCCTGGATATGGGACGGGGTGCGGGAGCGACTGGACGGCGCGCACGAGACCTCGGTCGCCGCCCGCCCGGCGGGCGGCTCGGCCGGGCTCCGCGAGTACGCGGCGGCCGCGATCGACTCCGTGCGCGCGGAGCGGTTCGCGATCGTCGCGCACTCCGCCGGCGGCGTCGTGGGCGCCGAGGTCTCCCGGCTCGCACCGGCACGGGTCGTCGGCCTCCTCGCCGTGAGCGCGGTCGTGCCGAAGCCGGGCGGCTCGTTCCTCACGGCGCTGCCGGCCCCGAACCGGTGGGTGCTCGGCGCGGCGATGCGGATGGCCGGCACGCGCCCGCCGGAATCGGCGATCCGCAGGACTCTCGCGCACGGCCTGGACGAGCGCACCGTCGACCGTCTCGTCGCCGGCTTCGCTCCCGAGTCCCCGGGCTTCCACCGAGACCGGATCGGCGGCCGGCCGTCGTACGGACGGCGGGGCTACGTGCTGACCACGCGCGACCGGGAGCTCTCCCCGTCGTGGCAGCGGCGCTTCGCGGCGCGGCTCGGCGCCTCCTGTCGGCACGAGCTGCCGACGGGGCATCTCCCGATGCTCGAGGTCCCGGACGCCCTGGCCGAGGTCGTCTCGTCGTTCCTGGCGTCGAGGCCGGACGCGTCGGACTGA
- a CDS encoding helix-turn-helix transcriptional regulator, translating into MNRTDRLYALREELRRAGPAGRTADRLAEAFEVSVRTIKRDVSALQQGGFPVWARPGPGGGYAVDASATLPPVNFTDAEVSGLAAAVAAHRGEPFDDHARAALAKVLSVMDAGTRRRSQRLGRRIWIDEAGTPRDARTRRAIERALHEQRVLSLRYRDRRGTQTSRHVDPVFLARTGGRWHLVAHCRERDAIRWFDLDRITAAHTTAEPARDIPVESVGTPPATARPVADDG; encoded by the coding sequence ATGAACCGCACCGACCGCCTCTACGCGCTGCGCGAGGAGCTGCGGCGCGCGGGCCCGGCTGGCCGCACCGCGGATCGGCTCGCGGAGGCCTTCGAGGTCAGCGTGCGCACGATCAAGCGCGACGTCTCCGCCCTGCAGCAGGGCGGCTTCCCGGTCTGGGCGCGACCGGGACCGGGAGGCGGATACGCGGTCGACGCGTCGGCCACGCTGCCGCCGGTGAACTTCACCGATGCCGAGGTCTCCGGCCTGGCCGCCGCGGTCGCCGCCCACCGCGGCGAGCCGTTCGACGATCACGCCCGCGCCGCGCTCGCGAAGGTCCTGAGCGTCATGGATGCCGGAACGCGCCGGCGATCGCAGAGGCTGGGCCGCCGGATCTGGATCGACGAGGCGGGCACCCCACGGGACGCGCGGACACGGCGGGCGATCGAACGGGCCCTCCACGAGCAGCGCGTCCTGTCGCTGCGCTACCGCGACCGGCGCGGAACGCAGACGTCCCGCCACGTCGACCCGGTCTTCCTCGCACGCACGGGAGGCCGCTGGCACCTCGTCGCGCACTGCCGCGAGCGCGACGCGATCCGCTGGTTCGACCTCGATCGCATCACCGCCGCGCACACGACGGCGGAGCCGGCCCGTGACATCCCGGTCGAGAGCGTCGGAACGCCCCCGGCGACCGCCCGACCCGTCGCGGACGACGGGTGA
- a CDS encoding flavin reductase family protein: MAEQSGHRVIEPSVLYVGTPVYLVATRNPDGTANLAPASSHFALGRMIVLGLEEGGQSLDNVRAHPELTVSFPASHQWTHVESLAGVTGKDPVPAEKAGQYAFEPRKFERAGLTAIGSDLVGVPRVAEAPLQLEARVARITPGVAGVYGMVEAEVVRVHAAPEIVVEGTDHIDAEAWHPLLYAYRTFFDRGVEVGWTRKNPLAVPPADVERWEVAGGEWRVRSASATTATVELRRCDGGEVADVLTLTEPRDVRWARVQRAIEGVG; this comes from the coding sequence ATGGCGGAACAGAGCGGTCACCGGGTCATCGAGCCGAGCGTGCTGTATGTCGGCACGCCCGTCTACCTGGTCGCGACGCGGAACCCCGACGGAACGGCGAACCTCGCGCCCGCCTCCAGCCACTTCGCGCTCGGCCGCATGATCGTGCTGGGGCTCGAGGAGGGCGGGCAGTCGCTCGACAACGTGCGCGCCCATCCCGAACTGACGGTGAGCTTCCCCGCGTCGCACCAGTGGACGCACGTCGAGAGCCTCGCGGGCGTCACCGGGAAGGATCCCGTGCCCGCCGAGAAGGCGGGGCAGTACGCGTTCGAGCCGCGCAAGTTCGAGCGGGCGGGCCTCACCGCGATCGGCTCCGACCTCGTCGGCGTGCCGCGCGTCGCCGAGGCGCCGCTGCAGCTCGAAGCGCGCGTCGCACGGATCACGCCGGGGGTCGCCGGCGTCTACGGGATGGTCGAGGCGGAGGTCGTGCGGGTGCACGCGGCGCCCGAGATCGTGGTGGAGGGCACCGACCACATCGACGCGGAGGCGTGGCATCCGCTCCTCTACGCCTACCGGACCTTCTTCGACCGCGGCGTCGAAGTGGGCTGGACCCGCAAGAACCCGCTCGCGGTGCCGCCCGCCGACGTCGAGCGCTGGGAGGTCGCGGGCGGCGAGTGGCGCGTGCGGTCGGCATCCGCGACGACCGCGACCGTCGAGCTGCGGCGGTGCGACGGGGGAGAGGTCGCCGACGTGCTGACCCTCACCGAGCCGCGCGACGTGCGCTGGGCGCGCGTGCAGCGCGCCATCGAGGGCGTCGGCTGA
- a CDS encoding serine hydrolase domain-containing protein: MTRRGRRTALAVLASAVALVVGAAYAGAAALRVPPPHDLVRLQAHEPSEQGGDFAARPVVSSGPARPLEAAADAGLPATVPWKGGRITPQEMLDETHTRAFVVLHDGRLVHEWYAEGVDAGTRLSSWSVAKSVVSLLIGQAIERGILSEDDRMTDLLPELRTGDAYDDITVHDLLDMASGIDVSENYNPWWPFTGTARLLLSTDLPGYVAEHREVSFAPGTRGEYRSIDTQMLSMILTRVDGRPLAQIVAEDLWTPMGAEADASWNLDREGGVEKGFCCLNATARDFARLGRLVLDGGRVGDAQVVPEAWIARISTPGELPVDGWGYSAQWWHAPSSDGDVTALGVYGQYVFVAPDARTVIVKLSDHGTEQDELETIDAMRAIADHLAGR; encoded by the coding sequence ATGACCCGCCGGGGTCGTCGCACCGCGCTCGCGGTGCTCGCCTCCGCTGTCGCGCTCGTCGTCGGCGCCGCGTACGCGGGCGCCGCGGCGCTGCGCGTACCTCCGCCGCACGACCTGGTCCGTCTGCAGGCCCACGAGCCGTCGGAGCAGGGCGGCGACTTCGCCGCACGGCCGGTCGTCTCGTCGGGTCCCGCACGTCCTCTCGAGGCGGCCGCCGACGCCGGACTGCCTGCGACGGTGCCCTGGAAGGGCGGCCGGATCACGCCGCAGGAGATGCTCGACGAGACGCACACGCGGGCCTTCGTCGTGCTGCACGACGGACGGCTGGTGCACGAATGGTACGCCGAGGGGGTCGACGCCGGGACACGGCTCTCGTCGTGGTCGGTCGCGAAGTCGGTCGTGTCGCTGCTGATCGGCCAGGCGATCGAGCGCGGCATCCTCTCCGAGGACGACCGGATGACGGACCTGCTCCCCGAGCTGCGCACGGGCGACGCGTACGACGACATCACCGTGCACGACCTGCTCGACATGGCCTCGGGCATCGACGTGTCGGAGAACTACAACCCCTGGTGGCCGTTCACGGGCACCGCGCGCCTGCTGCTCAGCACCGATCTGCCGGGGTACGTCGCGGAGCACCGCGAGGTGTCGTTCGCCCCCGGCACGCGGGGCGAGTACCGCAGCATCGACACGCAGATGCTGTCGATGATCCTCACCCGCGTCGACGGGCGCCCGCTCGCGCAGATCGTCGCGGAGGACCTGTGGACGCCGATGGGCGCGGAGGCGGACGCGTCCTGGAACCTCGACCGCGAAGGCGGCGTCGAGAAGGGCTTCTGCTGCCTCAACGCCACGGCGCGCGACTTCGCCCGCCTCGGTCGGCTCGTGCTCGACGGAGGTCGCGTCGGCGACGCGCAGGTCGTGCCCGAGGCGTGGATCGCGCGCATCTCGACCCCGGGCGAGCTGCCCGTCGACGGCTGGGGATACTCGGCGCAGTGGTGGCACGCCCCGTCGAGCGACGGCGACGTCACTGCGCTCGGGGTGTACGGCCAGTACGTCTTCGTCGCCCCGGACGCGCGCACCGTGATCGTGAAGCTCAGCGACCACGGGACCGAGCAGGACGAGCTCGAGACGATCGACGCGATGCGGGCGATCGCCGATCACCTCGCCGGCCGGTAG
- a CDS encoding zinc ribbon domain-containing protein: MKASPADQRRLLDLAELDAAIQRADHARRNPAQAARVQELIAQRQTQSAELSRLLGERDDAQAELKRLEADVALVAARVERDRQRLATTSNPKDAQGLEHELASLAKRTSDLEDAELVVMERLEEADAAVAAQQAVIATTNEEGARLSAEAKASVAEATALHEQATRDRGAIAQSIAADLLAQYERIAARGTGAGLLARRTCGGCHMVLSGSDLRGLAEAADDDVVLCPECGCILVRTEESGL, encoded by the coding sequence GTGAAAGCCAGCCCCGCCGACCAGCGTCGCCTCCTCGACCTCGCCGAACTGGACGCCGCGATCCAGCGCGCCGACCATGCGCGCCGCAATCCCGCGCAGGCGGCGCGGGTGCAGGAGCTCATCGCCCAGCGCCAGACGCAGTCGGCCGAGCTGTCGCGCCTGCTCGGCGAGCGCGACGACGCCCAGGCCGAGCTGAAGCGCCTCGAGGCCGACGTCGCCCTCGTCGCGGCGCGCGTCGAGCGCGACCGTCAGCGCCTCGCGACGACCTCGAACCCGAAGGACGCCCAGGGGCTGGAGCACGAGCTCGCGTCGCTCGCCAAGCGCACGTCCGACCTCGAGGACGCCGAGCTGGTCGTCATGGAGCGGCTCGAAGAGGCGGATGCCGCGGTGGCGGCGCAGCAGGCCGTGATCGCCACGACCAACGAGGAGGGCGCCCGGCTGAGCGCCGAGGCGAAGGCGTCCGTGGCCGAGGCGACCGCGCTGCACGAGCAGGCCACGCGCGACCGCGGCGCGATCGCGCAGTCGATCGCCGCCGACCTGCTCGCGCAGTACGAGCGGATCGCCGCGCGCGGCACCGGTGCGGGGCTGCTCGCGCGCCGCACGTGCGGCGGATGCCACATGGTGCTGTCGGGAAGCGACCTGCGCGGGCTCGCGGAAGCGGCCGACGACGACGTCGTCCTGTGCCCCGAGTGCGGCTGCATCCTGGTGCGCACCGAGGAATCCGGGCTGTGA
- a CDS encoding MFS transporter: MTATTDPPPRPARTRRRLHPAWWVVVATFVALFAAAGFRAAPGALMVPLNQEFGWSMSTMSLAVSVNLLLYGLTAPFAAALMDRFGLRRVIATALVLVALGAAGSIAVTDSWQLIVFWGVLIGIGTGSMALVLAATIAGRWFVARRGLVMGLLTAASATGQLVLLPPVAALAENVGWRPASLVIAGAALAAVPLVLLVIRDHPEDRGTVPYGADPATYVAPPRATGGAVSRALEGLAFAARHRSFWALAIAFAICGATTNGLVGVHFIPSAHDHGMPATTAAGLLALVGVFDVAGTIASGWLTDRFDPRKLLAAYYGFRGVGLLALPWLLADHVHPSMWVFIVVYGLDWVATVPPTAVLCRRIFGERGTIVFGWVFAAHQVGAAVAALTAGVVRDAFGDYTLAWWGGAALCAVAAVLSFLTRRGTAGR, translated from the coding sequence GTGACCGCGACGACCGATCCGCCCCCGCGCCCCGCCCGCACGAGGAGACGACTGCATCCGGCGTGGTGGGTCGTCGTCGCGACGTTCGTGGCGCTGTTCGCCGCGGCGGGGTTCCGCGCCGCGCCCGGCGCGCTCATGGTGCCGCTGAACCAGGAGTTCGGCTGGTCGATGAGCACGATGTCGCTCGCCGTCAGCGTCAACCTGCTGCTCTACGGCCTCACGGCGCCGTTCGCGGCCGCGCTCATGGACAGGTTCGGCCTGCGCCGGGTCATCGCGACCGCGCTCGTGCTCGTCGCGCTCGGCGCCGCCGGGAGCATCGCGGTGACCGACTCGTGGCAGCTCATCGTGTTCTGGGGCGTGCTCATCGGGATCGGCACCGGGTCGATGGCCCTCGTGCTCGCCGCGACGATCGCCGGGCGCTGGTTCGTCGCGCGGCGCGGGCTCGTGATGGGCCTGCTCACGGCGGCATCCGCGACGGGACAGCTCGTGCTGCTGCCGCCCGTCGCTGCGCTGGCCGAGAACGTCGGCTGGCGTCCCGCCTCGCTCGTGATCGCGGGCGCGGCGCTGGCGGCCGTGCCGCTCGTGCTGCTCGTGATCCGCGACCATCCGGAGGACCGCGGAACGGTGCCCTACGGCGCCGACCCCGCGACCTACGTCGCGCCGCCGCGCGCCACGGGCGGAGCCGTGTCGCGCGCGCTCGAGGGGCTCGCGTTCGCCGCGCGCCATCGCTCGTTCTGGGCGCTCGCGATCGCCTTCGCCATCTGCGGCGCGACGACGAACGGGCTGGTCGGCGTGCACTTCATCCCGTCGGCCCACGACCACGGCATGCCCGCGACGACGGCGGCCGGGCTGCTCGCCCTGGTCGGCGTCTTCGACGTCGCCGGCACGATCGCCTCGGGCTGGCTGACCGACCGCTTCGACCCGCGCAAGCTGCTGGCCGCCTACTACGGGTTCCGCGGGGTGGGCCTGCTGGCGCTGCCCTGGCTGCTCGCCGACCACGTGCACCCGAGCATGTGGGTGTTCATCGTGGTCTACGGACTCGACTGGGTCGCGACCGTGCCGCCCACGGCGGTGCTGTGCCGCCGCATCTTCGGCGAGCGCGGGACCATCGTGTTCGGCTGGGTCTTCGCCGCGCACCAGGTCGGCGCCGCCGTGGCGGCGCTCACCGCGGGCGTCGTGCGCGACGCGTTCGGCGACTACACGCTCGCCTGGTGGGGCGGTGCGGCGCTGTGCGCGGTCGCCGCGGTGCTGTCGTTCCTCACGCGGCGCGGCACTGCGGGGAGATGA
- a CDS encoding bifunctional 3'-5' exonuclease/DNA polymerase: protein MSAPPWTIVARDDDGAVLVTVDGRGAEQARRRVALAELPSALGDDVRPVWNDTAQWYPALLDAGMTLARCRDLRLSHAILRDSALVDAPPLRAATAWDAGPSTVSGAPSPALFELDELAPGIPDRVDEVLAEFARQQAAVDGSRDPGRLRLLLAAESAGALVAAELHAAGVPWDRGVHEAILTDVLGGRPGPGSHAPRAEELATRIRELLGDPQASLDSQPKLLRALHRVGVLASSTSRWELAEHDHPVVAPLLEYKRLTRLESANGWNWLDEWAGGGRFRPVYVPGGVVTGRWASSGGGALQLPRQLRPAVRADEGWLLVVADVAQLEPRVLAAMSGDLALADAARGTDLYQGIVASGVVGTRQEAKIAVLGAMYGGTTGDSGRLVPALRRAYPRAMALVDEAARVGEEGGVVSTWLGRSAPPPPASWHRVQQRAADPDADDADRARAVRAARDRGRFTRNFVVQGTAAEWALAWLADLRGRLAALPVVPEDRRAPLSGVALGGRAHLAFFLHDEIVLHAPEEQAELAAQAVRDAADAATRLLFGTFPVDFPLDLRISRDAGKALLE from the coding sequence ATGAGCGCGCCGCCGTGGACGATCGTCGCGCGCGACGACGACGGAGCCGTGCTCGTCACGGTCGACGGGCGCGGTGCCGAGCAGGCGCGCCGGCGCGTCGCCCTCGCCGAACTGCCGTCGGCGCTCGGCGACGACGTGCGGCCGGTGTGGAACGACACCGCGCAGTGGTATCCCGCACTGCTCGACGCCGGCATGACGCTGGCGCGGTGCCGCGATCTCCGGCTGAGTCACGCCATCCTCCGCGACAGCGCCCTGGTGGACGCGCCGCCGCTGCGCGCGGCCACGGCGTGGGACGCCGGGCCGAGCACGGTGTCCGGCGCGCCGTCGCCCGCGCTGTTCGAGCTCGACGAGCTCGCGCCCGGGATCCCCGACCGCGTCGACGAGGTGCTCGCGGAGTTCGCCCGCCAGCAGGCGGCCGTCGACGGATCGCGCGACCCCGGCCGGCTGCGCCTGCTGCTCGCCGCGGAGTCGGCCGGCGCCCTCGTCGCCGCCGAGCTGCACGCCGCGGGGGTGCCGTGGGATCGCGGCGTGCACGAGGCGATCCTCACCGACGTGCTGGGCGGGCGGCCCGGCCCCGGGTCGCACGCACCGCGCGCGGAGGAGCTCGCGACACGCATCCGCGAGCTGCTCGGCGATCCGCAGGCGAGCCTGGACTCGCAGCCGAAGCTGCTGCGGGCGCTGCATCGCGTCGGGGTGCTCGCCTCGTCGACGAGCCGGTGGGAGCTCGCCGAGCACGATCATCCCGTCGTCGCACCGCTGCTGGAGTACAAGAGGCTCACGCGCCTGGAATCGGCGAACGGGTGGAACTGGCTCGACGAATGGGCCGGCGGCGGGCGGTTCCGCCCCGTCTACGTGCCGGGCGGGGTCGTGACCGGGCGCTGGGCCTCGTCGGGCGGCGGCGCGCTGCAGCTTCCGCGGCAGCTCCGGCCCGCCGTGCGCGCCGACGAGGGCTGGCTGCTCGTCGTCGCCGACGTCGCACAGCTCGAGCCGCGCGTGCTCGCCGCGATGTCGGGCGATCTCGCGCTCGCGGACGCGGCGCGCGGCACCGACCTGTACCAGGGCATCGTCGCATCAGGGGTGGTGGGCACGCGCCAGGAGGCGAAGATCGCCGTGCTCGGGGCGATGTACGGCGGCACGACCGGCGACAGCGGCCGGCTCGTCCCCGCGCTGCGGCGGGCCTATCCTCGCGCGATGGCGCTCGTCGACGAGGCCGCGCGCGTGGGGGAGGAGGGCGGCGTCGTCTCGACGTGGCTCGGCCGGTCGGCCCCGCCTCCGCCGGCCTCGTGGCACCGGGTGCAGCAGCGCGCCGCGGATCCCGACGCCGACGACGCCGATCGCGCCCGCGCCGTGCGGGCCGCGCGCGACCGCGGCCGGTTCACGCGCAACTTCGTCGTGCAGGGCACGGCGGCGGAGTGGGCCCTGGCCTGGCTCGCCGACCTGCGCGGCCGCCTCGCGGCGCTGCCGGTCGTGCCCGAGGACCGGCGTGCGCCGCTGTCGGGCGTCGCGCTCGGCGGCCGCGCGCATCTCGCGTTCTTCCTGCACGACGAGATCGTGCTGCACGCGCCGGAGGAGCAGGCCGAGCTCGCGGCGCAGGCCGTGCGCGATGCCGCGGACGCCGCGACCCGCCTGCTCTTCGGCACGTTCCCCGTCGACTTCCCGCTCGACCTGCGCATCTCGCGCGATGCCGGCAAGGCGCTTCTAGAATGA
- the aceE gene encoding pyruvate dehydrogenase (acetyl-transferring), homodimeric type — protein MTVNEKDPYSQDPLDSDPEETSEWQESLQQLVSAKGAGRGREIMLSLLQKSHELHLNVPQVPVTDYINTIAPENEPAFPGDEELERRYRRWIRWNAAVTVHRAQRPGIGVGGHISTYASSASLYEVGFNHFFKGPEHPDGADQIFVQGHASPGIYARSFLEGRLTEENLDGFRQEKSRAPIGIPSYPHPRLMPDYWQFPTVSMGLGPINAIYQAMTNKYLTNRGIKDVSKTRVWAFLGDGEMDEVESRGQLQVAANEGLDNLTFVVNCNLQRLDGPVRGNGKIIQELEAFFRGAGWNVIKVVWGRGWDPLLQKDVDGALLKIMNTTPDGDFQTFRAENGGYIRDHFFARDERALQLVEDLTDEQIWGSLRRGGLDYQKVYAAYDAAVNHRGQPTVILAKTIKGYGLGHHFEGRNATHQMKKMTLDDLRQFRDAMRVPISDAQLEENPYLPPYFHPGQQDETIQYMLERRRSLGGFLPERRSHHVPITLPDEKAYAQAKKGSGQQEVATTMAFVRLLKDLLRAKDFGNRIVPIIPDEARTFGIDAFFPTAKIYNPHGQNYTSVDRELLLAYKESPQGQIMHVGINEAGALAAFTATGTSYATHGEPLIPVYIFYSMFGFQRTGDAQWAAGDQMARGFIMGATAGRTTLTGEGLQHADGHSHLLASTNPATVSYDPAYGYEIAHIVSAGLDRMYGGTHPDPNVMYYITIYNEPLVQPAEPEDVDAEGIVRGIHRVSVGDGGGHRVQLLASGVGVPWALEAQQLLRDDWGIAADVWSVTSWTELRRDGLAADEHNMLNPLDEPRTAYVTEKLRDSEGPIIAVSDFMHAVQDQIRPWVPRRFSTLGADGFGFSDTRPAARRYFKIDGPSVVVRALQSLAEEGLVDRALSAQAIERYRLLDVTAGTSGNAGGES, from the coding sequence GTGACTGTCAACGAGAAGGATCCGTACTCGCAGGACCCCCTGGACAGCGATCCCGAAGAGACCTCTGAGTGGCAGGAGTCGCTCCAGCAGCTCGTGAGCGCGAAGGGCGCGGGCCGCGGGCGCGAGATCATGCTGAGCCTGCTGCAGAAGTCGCACGAGCTGCACCTCAACGTGCCGCAGGTCCCCGTCACCGACTACATCAACACGATCGCCCCCGAGAACGAGCCTGCCTTCCCCGGCGACGAGGAGCTGGAGCGCCGGTACCGCCGCTGGATCCGCTGGAACGCGGCGGTCACGGTGCACCGCGCGCAGCGCCCGGGCATCGGCGTCGGCGGCCACATCTCGACGTACGCGTCGTCGGCCTCGCTCTACGAGGTCGGCTTCAACCACTTCTTCAAGGGCCCGGAGCACCCCGACGGCGCCGACCAGATCTTCGTGCAGGGCCACGCCTCGCCCGGCATCTACGCACGCTCGTTCCTGGAGGGCCGGCTCACCGAGGAGAACCTCGACGGATTCCGCCAGGAGAAGTCGCGGGCGCCGATCGGCATCCCCTCCTACCCGCACCCCCGCCTGATGCCGGACTACTGGCAGTTCCCGACCGTGTCGATGGGCCTCGGCCCGATCAACGCGATCTACCAGGCGATGACCAACAAGTACCTCACCAACCGGGGGATCAAGGACGTCTCGAAGACGCGCGTGTGGGCGTTCCTCGGCGACGGCGAGATGGACGAGGTCGAGAGCCGCGGACAGCTGCAGGTGGCCGCCAACGAGGGCCTCGACAACCTGACGTTCGTCGTCAACTGCAACCTGCAGCGGCTCGACGGGCCCGTGCGCGGCAACGGCAAGATCATCCAGGAGCTCGAGGCGTTCTTCCGCGGCGCCGGCTGGAACGTCATCAAGGTCGTGTGGGGCCGCGGGTGGGACCCGCTGCTGCAGAAGGACGTCGACGGCGCGCTGCTGAAGATCATGAACACGACGCCCGACGGCGACTTCCAGACGTTCCGCGCCGAGAACGGCGGCTACATCCGCGACCACTTCTTCGCCCGCGACGAGCGCGCGCTGCAGCTCGTCGAGGACCTCACCGACGAGCAGATCTGGGGAAGCCTGCGTCGCGGCGGCCTGGACTACCAGAAGGTGTACGCGGCCTACGACGCGGCCGTGAACCACCGCGGCCAGCCGACCGTCATCCTCGCCAAGACCATCAAGGGCTACGGGCTGGGCCACCACTTCGAGGGCCGCAACGCGACCCACCAGATGAAGAAGATGACCCTCGACGACCTCAGGCAGTTCCGCGACGCGATGCGCGTGCCGATCAGCGACGCCCAGCTCGAGGAGAACCCCTACCTGCCGCCGTACTTCCACCCCGGACAGCAGGACGAGACGATCCAGTACATGCTCGAGCGCCGCCGCTCCCTCGGCGGCTTCCTGCCCGAGCGCCGCTCGCACCACGTGCCGATCACGCTGCCCGACGAGAAGGCGTACGCGCAGGCGAAGAAGGGCTCGGGCCAGCAGGAGGTCGCCACGACGATGGCGTTCGTCCGCCTGCTGAAGGACCTGCTGCGCGCGAAGGACTTCGGCAACCGCATCGTGCCGATCATCCCCGACGAGGCGCGCACGTTCGGCATCGACGCGTTCTTCCCCACCGCGAAGATCTACAACCCGCACGGCCAGAACTACACGTCGGTCGACCGCGAGCTGCTGCTGGCGTACAAGGAGAGCCCGCAGGGCCAGATCATGCACGTCGGCATCAACGAGGCGGGCGCGCTGGCGGCGTTCACCGCGACCGGCACGTCGTACGCGACGCACGGCGAGCCACTCATCCCCGTGTACATCTTCTACTCGATGTTCGGCTTCCAGCGCACCGGCGACGCGCAGTGGGCGGCCGGCGACCAGATGGCGCGCGGCTTCATCATGGGTGCCACGGCCGGCCGCACGACGCTCACCGGCGAGGGCCTGCAGCACGCCGACGGCCACTCGCACCTGCTCGCCTCCACCAACCCGGCGACCGTCTCGTACGACCCGGCCTACGGCTACGAGATCGCGCACATCGTGAGCGCGGGCCTCGACCGCATGTACGGCGGCACGCACCCCGACCCCAACGTGATGTACTACATCACCATCTACAACGAGCCGCTCGTGCAGCCGGCCGAGCCGGAGGACGTCGACGCGGAGGGCATCGTCCGCGGCATCCACCGCGTGTCGGTCGGCGACGGCGGCGGCCACCGCGTGCAGCTGCTCGCGTCGGGCGTCGGCGTGCCGTGGGCGCTGGAGGCGCAGCAGCTGCTGCGCGACGACTGGGGCATCGCCGCGGACGTCTGGTCGGTGACGAGCTGGACCGAGCTGCGACGCGACGGGCTGGCCGCCGACGAGCACAACATGCTGAACCCGCTCGACGAGCCGCGCACCGCGTACGTGACCGAGAAGCTGCGCGACAGCGAGGGACCGATCATCGCGGTGAGCGACTTCATGCACGCCGTGCAGGACCAGATCCGTCCGTGGGTGCCCCGCCGGTTCAGCACCCTCGGCGCCGACGGCTTCGGCTTCAGCGACACGCGCCCGGCCGCACGCCGCTACTTCAAGATCGACGGCCCCTCGGTCGTCGTGCGCGCGCTGCAGTCGCTCGCCGAGGAGGGCCTGGTCGACCGTGCGCTGTCGGCGCAGGCGATCGAGAGGTACCGCCTGCTCGACGTGACCGCGGGGACGAGCGGGAACGCGGGCGGCGAGAGCTGA
- a CDS encoding TetR/AcrR family transcriptional regulator C-terminal domain-containing protein produces the protein MTRRTLAPAVIVDAAIAAAARGDDAPLSGRTLGDALGVDRSAIWRHFADHDALLRAAGDRLLRLALDEVPTDLVPHERMMALARALVRVFVRHAGIGALVAGRTTGGPAEIDVVELTLRALDEAGVPPEQVAHQQRMIADAVLGYAGMRATQALLPAAQRQHDLLAWGAVYAGVSAQTHPAIAAHLPALAAVTDDDVLESLLAALWRAVQSIAAPAGSATGERRS, from the coding sequence ATGACTCGCCGCACCCTCGCTCCCGCCGTCATCGTCGATGCCGCGATCGCCGCGGCCGCGCGCGGCGACGACGCGCCCCTCAGCGGGCGCACGCTCGGCGACGCGCTGGGAGTGGACCGCTCCGCGATCTGGCGCCACTTCGCCGATCACGACGCCCTGCTGCGCGCCGCCGGCGACCGGCTGCTGCGTCTGGCGCTCGACGAGGTGCCCACGGACCTCGTGCCGCACGAGCGCATGATGGCGCTGGCCCGGGCGCTCGTCCGCGTGTTCGTGCGGCACGCGGGCATCGGCGCCCTCGTCGCCGGCCGCACGACCGGCGGGCCTGCAGAGATCGACGTCGTCGAGCTCACCCTGCGGGCGCTCGACGAGGCCGGCGTGCCGCCGGAGCAGGTCGCGCACCAGCAGCGCATGATCGCCGACGCCGTGCTCGGCTACGCGGGCATGCGCGCGACCCAGGCGCTCCTGCCGGCGGCGCAGCGGCAGCACGATCTGCTCGCGTGGGGCGCCGTCTACGCCGGCGTCTCCGCGCAGACGCATCCCGCCATCGCCGCCCACCTGCCGGCGCTCGCCGCGGTCACCGACGACGACGTGCTCGAGTCTCTGCTCGCCGCGCTGTGGCGCGCCGTACAGTCCATCGCCGCGCCGGCCGGCTCCGCGACCGGAGAGCGGCGCTCATGA